In Felis catus isolate Fca126 chromosome C2, F.catus_Fca126_mat1.0, whole genome shotgun sequence, a single window of DNA contains:
- the HHLA2 gene encoding LOW QUALITY PROTEIN: HERV-H LTR-associating protein 2 (The sequence of the model RefSeq protein was modified relative to this genomic sequence to represent the inferred CDS: inserted 1 base in 1 codon; deleted 2 bases in 1 codon; substituted 1 base at 1 genomic stop codon): MKAQAVLSVILTLAPPLSGFHVILLLSSSNLDNIEEKQIAIGGLGEDVILPCLFKSAPEVVVHWKNQESYVHSYYKDHLERQDHRYTNRTSLLHXRNGNASLSFRRLSLPDEGIYICYVGTASRNIINKAVLKVGAFITPVIKYEKRNRDSFLICSVXSVYLHPLITWKMDNAPTSESNMEETESLGFYINSMINITGSNLSYECATENSLPKQTWTGD; this comes from the exons ATGAAGGCACAGGCAGTGCTATCTGTCATCCTCACCCTTGCACCACCTCTAAGTGGGTTTCACG TTATATTGCTTTTGTCTTCCTCAAATCTTGATAATATTGAGGAGAAGCAGATTGCCATTGGAGGACTTGGTGAAGATGTAATTCTCCCTTGTTTATTTAAGAGTGCGCCTGAAGTAGTAGTTCATTGGAAGAATCAAGAGAGCTATGTGCACTCATACTACAAAGACCAT CTGGAAAGGCAAGATCACAGATACACAAACAGGACATCCCTCTTAC AGCGAAATGGAAATGCCTCCTTATCATTTAGAAGATTAAGCCTTCCGGATGAAGGAATTTACATATGCTATGTGGGAACAGCATCTAGAAACATCATAAACAAAGCAGTACTAAAGGTGGGAG CTTTCATCACACCTGTGATAAAGTATGAAAAGAGGAACAGAGATAGCTTCTTAATATGCAGTGTGTGAAGTGTTTATCTTCATCCACTTATCACATGGAAAATGGACAATGCACCCACCTCTGAAAGCAATATGGAAGAAACTGAGTCTTTGGgtttttatataaatagtatGATAAATATTACGGGATCAAATTTATCTTATGAATGTGCTACTGAAAACTCATTGCCGAAACAAACATGGACTGGGGATTGA